One stretch of Anguilla anguilla isolate fAngAng1 chromosome 5, fAngAng1.pri, whole genome shotgun sequence DNA includes these proteins:
- the hddc3 gene encoding guanosine-3',5'-bis(diphosphate) 3'-pyrophosphohydrolase MESH1 encodes MSSDSALLLETVHFAAEKHKNQRRKDPEATPYINHPIGVARILSHEGGITDIEVLQAALLHDTVEDTDTTITELEAVFGQTVARIVQEVTDDRTLTKQERKRQQVEHAPYCSHQAKLVKLADKLYNLRDLNRCTPSGWTEERVQEYFVWAAQVVRGLRGTNQTLENNLQQLFKQRGVEM; translated from the exons ATGAGTTCAGATTCAGCGCTGTTGTTGGAAACCGTACACTTTGCggcagaaaaacataaaaatcaacGGCGGAAGGACCCTGAAGCCACACCATATATCAACCACCCAATTG GTGTGGCAAGAATCTTAAGCCATGAAGGTGGAATTACTGACATTGAAGTTTTACAG GCAGCTTTGCTTCATGATACAGTGGAAGACACTGACACCACCATTACAGAGCTTGAGGCGGTATTCGGGCAGACGGTGGCCAGAATTGTCCAAGAAGTAACAGATGACCGCACTCTGACCAAGCAAGAGAGGAAGCGTCAGCAGGTGGAGCATGCGCCATATTGCAGCCACCAGGCCAAACTGGTGAAACTAGCCGACAAGCTGTACAACCTGAGGGATCTCAACCGCTGCACGCCCTCTG GGTGGACAGAAGAACGGGTCCAGGAGTACTTTGTGTGGGCGGCACAGGTAGTGAGAGGATTACGTGGCACCAACCAGACACTCGAGAACAACCTGCAGCAGCTCTTCAAGCAAAGAGGTGTCGAGATGTGA
- the vps33b gene encoding vacuolar protein sorting-associated protein 33B, producing the protein MAHSSRRDAPEPPDFSLLKRLAKDQLIYLLEQLPGRKDLFIEADLMSPLDRIANVTALKQHEVDKLYKVEHKPIVSMCDQLCFLIRPRIQTVKWVADIVNADKAAGKFRRYKIIFSPRKFYVCETILEEQGVYGDVSTDEWDFYLLPLDDDIISLELPEFFRDTFLEGDQRWMTTAGSALHLLHSLYGPFSKAYGIGRSAKMTYALWRELVEEGEQRARKPDIGTVFLIDRDVDFVTPLCSQVVYEGLVDDIFRIKCGSAEFGPDVTSSDKSVKVMLNSQDKVFNEIRNEHFSNVFGFLSQKARNLQTAYDKRKGMDIKQMKTFVSEELKGLKQEHRLLSLHIGASESMMKKKTKQDFQELLKTEHSLLEGFEIRECIAYVEEHINRQVSMIDSLRLLCLLSLTENGLLPKDYRSLKAQYLQSYGIEHLLTFANLRQLGLLVEQQPGETLTVMESKVGKLVNDKTAGKLTDAFSSLAKKSNFRALSKRLALVPKSGEEYDLRIPRDMAYIFSGAYIPLSCRLIEQVLERDGWTGLEEVTRMLNGNEFAVTAGNSGSESRLKTDAQRIILVMFLGGCSYSEISALRFLGRERGFKFIVVTTAILNSARMLEAMLDSHV; encoded by the exons ATGGCACACAGCAGCAGACGAGATGCCCCCGAGCCACCTGATTTTTCTCTTCTCAAGAGACTGGCAAAGGACCAGCTCATCTATCTCCTGGAACAG CTCCCTGGGAGGAAGGATCTGTTTATTGAGGCAGATTTAATGAGTCCTCTGGATCGCATTGCTAATGTCACTGCTCTCAAG CAACATGAAGTGGACAAACTGTATAAAGTGGAACACAAACCAATTGTCAGCATGTGTGATCA ACTGTGCTTTCTGATTCGGCCCCGAATACAAACTGTGAAGTGGGTTGCTG atattGTCAATGCGGACAAGGCAGCCGGGAAATTCAGGAGATATAAGATCATATTTAGTCCACGGAAG TTCTACGTATGTGAGACGATTTTGGAGGAGCAGGGCGTCTATGGTG aTGTGAGCACTGATGAATGGGATTTCTACCTTCTGCCTCtggatgatgacatcattagCCTTGAGCTTCCTGAATTCTTCAGAGATACTTTTCTG GAGGGTGACCAACGCTGGATGACGACAGCAGGCAGTGCACTTCACCTCCTGCATTCTCTCTATGGTCCTTTCTCAAAGGCTTATGGGATTGGCCGTTCGGCTAAG ATGACATATGCACTGTGGAGGGAGCTagtggaggagggagagcagagagctCGAAAACCTGATATTGGGACTGTCTTTCTCATTGATCGAG ATGTTGATTTTGTCACTCCACTCTGCTCTCAAGTTGTTTACGAAGGCCTAGTGGATGATATCTTCAGGATTAAGTGTG GAAGTGCGGAGTTTGGTCCTGATGTCACATCCTCTGACAAGAGTGTGAAGGTGATGCTAAACTCTCAAGACAAG GTATTCAATGAGATCAGGAATGAGCATTTCTCTAATGTCTTTGGCTTCTTGAGTCAGAAGGCCAGGAACCTGCAGACTGCATATGAT aAGCGGAAAGGGATGGACATCAAACAGATGAAAACTTTTGTCTCAGAAGAactgaaagggttaaaacaaGAGCATCGCCTGCTCAGCCTGC ACATTGGTGCAAGTGAGTCAAtgatgaagaagaaaacaaaacaagacttTCAGGAGCTTTTAAAGACAGAGCACT CTTTGCTGGAGGGTTTTGAAATTCGAGAGTGCATTGCCTACGTAGAGGAACACATAAACAGACAG GTCTCAATGATTGATAGTCTTCGACTTCTCTGCTTGTTGTCTCTCACAGAAAATG GACTTCTTCCAAAAGATTATCGGTCTCTGAAAGCTCAGTACCTTCAG AGTTACGGTATTGAGCACCTATTAACGTTTGCCAACCTGCGGCAGCTGGGACTGCTGGTGGAGCAGCAGCCAGGGGAGACGCTCACTGTCATGGAAAGCAAAGTGGGCAAACTGGTCAATGACAAGACTGCAG GAAAGTTGACTGATGCCTTCTCATCACTGGCAAAGAAAAGCAATTTCCGAGCGCTGAGCAAGAGGCTTGCCCTA gTCCCAAAGTCAGGGGAGGAGTATGACCTCCGTATCCCCAGAGACATGGCCTACATCTTCAGTGGAGCCTATATCCCCCTCAGCTGCAGACTAATAGAGCAG GTCTTAGAGCGGGATGGCTGGACTGGGTTGGAGGAAGTTACACGCATGCTCAATGGCAATGAGTTTGCAGTGACAG CGGGCAACAGTGGAAGCGAAAGCAGGCTCAAGACCGACGCCCAGCGCATTATCCTTGTGATGTTCCTTGGAGGCTGCAGCTATTCCGAAATCTCAGCACTACGTTTTCTGGGCAGAGAAAGGG ggTTTAAATTTATTGTGGTAacaactgccattttaaacagtgcCAGAATGCTGGAAGCTATGTTGGACAGCCATGTGTGA